From the Peromyscus leucopus breed LL Stock chromosome 8b, UCI_PerLeu_2.1, whole genome shotgun sequence genome, one window contains:
- the Sppl2c gene encoding signal peptide peptidase-like 2C, whose product MLCLGSLLPMGSLLLLLLSPEARGEYGVVRIVSKNWSKDYCVLYSSDYVTLPRDLHHAPFLPLHDGTKTPWCPDEDFHQAQDGSPRQRPLHQTTTMVMRGNCSFYTKGWLAQGQGAHGLLIVSRASDQQCSDTISKSQDPSKPRPALTIPVAVLRYTDLLDILRHTHGDTNIRVALYAPLEPVIDYNMAVIFILAVGTVAAGGYWAGLMESDQLQRHQARRGGGFGGRHQPQVEGAERFQRAQEDEDDDDTSVDFTPAMTGAVVTMSCSIMILLYFFYDCFVYVMIGIFGLGASTGLYSCLAPIVHHLPPWQNQWALPDRRAYMKLPLLLLAGLCATVTLLWVIYRNEDRWAWLLQDTLGVAYCLFVLRRVRLPTLKNCTSFLLALLAFDVFFVFVTPLFTKTGESIMVEVASGPADSLSHERLPMVLKVPRLSFSALTLCDQPFSILGFGDIVVPGFLVAYCHRFDVQIRSRQVYYVACTMAYAIGLLVTFVAMVIMEMGQPALLYLVSSTLLTSLAVAACRQELTLFWTGQGRAKIPAGPVAEPSIASAVSSKRKLEGATDSHRTNGFEEAADQESRDLDSNLGDDMSEMVTLSEDEATSPEGHSESSEGWSDANLDPGELSPGSPMALEELMPLAMLIPLIPPMPPPSELGRIHTQAQVHDASLPWMGLHRRKGLKVKKCPSTQAPL is encoded by the coding sequence ATGTTGTGCCTGGGTTCCCTCCTCCCCATGggctcactcctcctcctcctcctcagccctgaGGCCCGGGGGGAATACGGCGTGGTCCGCATCGTGTCAAAGAATTGGAGCAAGGACTATTGTGTCTTGTACAGCTCCGACTACGTCACTCTACCCCGGGACCTGCACCATGCCCCATTCCTGCCTCTGCATGACGGCACCAAGACACCATGGTGTCCGGATGAGGACTTCCACCAGGCTCAGGACGGCTCCCCTAGACAGCGACCCCTCCACCAGACTACTACCATGGTGATGCGTGGAAACTGCAGCTTCTACACCAAGGGCTGGCTGGCTCAGGGCCAGGGTGCCCACGGGCTGCTCATTGTGAGCCGGGCCAGCGATCAACAGTGTTCAGACACCATCTCCAAGTCCCAGGACCCCAGCAAACCCCGGCCTGCCCTCACCATCCCGGTGGCTGTGCTCCGCTATACCGACCTGTTGGACATCCTCAGACACACTCACGGTGACACCAATATCCGGGTAGCCTTGTACGCCCCCCTGGAGCCCGTCATCGACTATAACATGGCAGTTATCTTCATACTGGCTGTGGGCACTGTTGCTGCAGGTGGCTACTGGGCTGGCCTGATGGAGTCGGACCAGCTGCAGAGGCACCAGGCCCGAAGAGGAGGGGGGTTTGGTGGTCGCCATCAGCCACAAGTGGAGGGAGCTGAGAGgttccagagggcccaggaagACGAAGATGATGATGATACGTCTGTGGATTTTACACCAGCCATGACGGGCGCTGTGGTCACCATGTCCTGCTCCATCATGATTCTGCTCTACTTCTTCTACGACTGCTTTGTCTACGTCATGATCGGGATCTTTGGTCTGGGTGCCAGTACTGGCCTCTACAGCTGCCTGGCACCCATAGTGCACCACCTGCCCCCGTGGCAAAACCAATGGGCACTGCCTGACCGCCGGGCTTATATGAAGTTGCCATTACTACTGCTGGCAGGCCTGTGTGCCACGGTGACTCTTCTCTGGGTCATCTACCGCAACGAGGACCGTTGGGCATGGCTCCTGCAGGACACCTTGGGGGTTGCCTACTGCCTTTTTGTGCTGAGGCGGGTGCGGCTGCCCACGCTCAAGAACTGCACCTCCTTCCTGCTGGCCCTGCTGGCCTTCGATGTCTTCTTTGTCTTCGTCACACCCCTCTTCACCAAGACTGGCGAGAGCATCATGGTGGAAGTGGCCTCAGGCCCGGCAGACTCTTTGAGCCATGAGAGGCTGCCCATGGTGCTCAAAGTGCCCCGACTGAGCTTCTCAGCCTTGACATTGTGTGACCAGCCTTTCTCCATCCTTGGCTTTGGTGACATCGTCGTCCCCGGCTTCCTGGTGGCCTACTGTCATCGCTTTGATGTGCAAATCCGCTCTCGCCAGGTCTACTATGTGGCCTGTACGATGGCCTATGCCATAGGCCTGCTGGTCACCTTCGTTGCCATGGTCATCATGGAGATGGGCCAGCCTGCTCTGCTGTACTTAGTGTCTAGCACCCTGCTTACCAGCCTTGCCGTGGCTGCCTGCCGCCAAGAGCTTACCCTTTTCTGGACTGGCCAGGGCAGAGCCAAGATCCCTGCTGGGCCCGTGGCAGAGCCCTCCATTGCTTCTGCGGTAAGCTCCAAGCGGAAGCTGGAGGGTGCGACAGATTCCCATAGAACCAATGGGTTTGAGGAGGCCGCCGACCAAGAGTCAAGGGACTTAGACAGCAACCTTGGGGATGACATGTCAGAGATGGTCACCCTCTCTGAGGACGAAGCCACAAGTCCAGAGGGCCACAGTGAGAGCTCCGAAGGCTGGAGTGATGCCAACTTGGATCCTGGTGAACTATCCCCTGGTTCCCCCATGGCCCTGGAGGAGCTGATGCCTCTGGCCATGTTGATACCACTGATCCCACCAATGCCACCCCCCTCAGAGCTGGGTCGCATCCACACCCAGGCTCAGGTCCACGATGCCAGCCTGCCCTGGATGGGTCTGCATAGGAGAAAGGGCTTGAAAGTGAAGAAGTGCCCGTCAACCCAAGCTCCCCTATGA